One Panicum virgatum strain AP13 chromosome 3N, P.virgatum_v5, whole genome shotgun sequence DNA segment encodes these proteins:
- the LOC120665856 gene encoding uncharacterized protein LOC120665856 has translation MSFEDKAIASRVTSPSPKSMVPDSDPSRMMMVSSNGEHSQTNGQANAVMGPVAIFWDIENCPVPSDVRPEDVAGNVRMALRMHPVVKGAVTMLSAYGDFNAFPRRLREGCQRTGVKLVDVPNGRKDAADKAILVDMFLFALDNHPPSSIMLISGDVDFAPALHILGQRGYTIVLAIPSSVAVSSALSSAGSFVWDWPSLARGEGIVAPRSLGRRLADPPCYANSGNVGQFPDNQNEEEAIVYTGTSRNEYGGRPTVNQMYCYNTIQTNREPSKAFYTVADGNCGTSSRTHNLSCGLSESPETDIGLTDERSWWVRPGDLQGLKGQLIRMFELSGGCVPLVRIPSEYLKLFGRHLYVSEYGAVKLVHLFEKLADSFVVIGKGQRKMICLRNSGDRNLKSFPSTPIILKKEKRGSSALEESTIGACQQLGSSSDDLSEDEQNINTDIDGAYVFNDHLDSFRREIQELLVCYSCPVPLGNFENLYEQRYKKTIDYESFGVAGLEELVEKVKDVVDLHEDHASKSKFLIAN, from the coding sequence ATGTCTTTTGAAGATAAAGCAATTGCTAGTCGTGTCACTTCACCCTCACCAAAATCAATGGTGCCAGACTCAGATCCCAGCAGGATGATGATGGTTAGTTCAAATGGGGAGCATTCTCAAACAAATGGCCAGGCAAATGCTGTTATGGGTCCAGTGGCCATCTTTTGGGACATTGAGAACTGCCCTGTTCCAAGTGATGTACGGCCAGAAGATGTTGCTGGTAATGTCCGAATGGCTTTACGCATGCATCCTGTTGTTAAGGGTGCTGTGACAATGCTCTCTGCTTATGGAGATTTCAATGCCTTCCCAAGGAGACTCAGGGAGGGATGTCAGAGAACTGGAGTGAAACTTGTTGATGTTCCCAATGGACGGAAAGATGCTGCTGATAAGGCTATACTGGTTGATATGTTCCTCTTTGCACTTGACAATCACCCACCGTCATCCATTATGCTCATATCTGGTGACGTCGACTTTGCTCCTGCGTTGCATATACTTGGCCAGCGAGGATACACTATTGTCCTTGCCATTCCATCTTCGGTTGCCGTCTCATCAGCTTTGAGCAGTGCTGGGAGTTTCGTGTGGGACTGGCCTAGTCTTGCCCGTGGTGAAGGTATTGTGGCCCCTAGGTCCTTAGGGCGCCGTTTGGCAGATCCTCCATGCTATGCCAACAGTGGGAATGTGGGGCAGTTCCCTGACAATCAGAATGAAGAGGAGGCCATTGTGTATACAGGAACTTCAAGGAATGAATATGGTGGCAGACCTACTGTCAACCAGATGTATTGCTATAATACTATCCAGACAAATAGGGAACCAAGCAAAGCCTTTTATACTGTTGCAGATGGGAACTGTGGAACATCATCAAGGACTCATAATTTATCATGTGGTCTGAGTGAAAGTCCTGAGACAGACATAGGTTTGACAGATGAAAGGTCATGGTGGGTTCGTCCTGGTGATCTTCAAGGCTTGAAGGGTCAACTGATACGTATGTTTGAATTATCTGGTGGATGTGTTCCACTTGTTCGTATTCCTTCTGAGTATCTGAAACTCTTTGGAAGACACCTCTATGTATCAGAATATGGAGCTGTTAAACTTGTTCATCTTTTCGAGAAGCTGGCTGACTCTTTTGTTGTCATAGGGAAGGGTCAGAGAAAGATGATTTGCCTCCGTAATTCTGGTGATAGGAACCTGAAGAGTTTTCCGAGTACGCCAATCATTTTgaagaaggaaaagagaggAAGCTCTGCTCTTGAAGAAAGCACTATAGGAGCATGTCAGCAGTTGGGCAGCTCATCAGATGATTTGTCAGAGGATGAACAGAATATCAACACAGATATAGATGGAGCATATGTGTTCAATGACCATCTAGACAGTTTCAGAAGGGAGATTCAGGAGCTTCTTGTTTGCTACTCCTGCCCTGTTCCTCTTGGCAATTTCGAGAATCTATATGAGCAACGGTACAAGAAGACCATTGACTACGAGAGCTTTGGAGTTGCTGGTCTGGAGGAGCTAGTTGAGAAGGTGAAAGATGTTGTGGATTTGCATGAGGACCATGCCAGCAAAAGCAAGTTCCTTATAGCAAACTAA
- the LOC120665857 gene encoding zinc finger CCCH domain-containing protein 55-like — protein MGLRVPVAAPVHTGAHNWYHHSATQNQMELRTPVAVSASAHVLSGYGRGHLNSQGIFRTIAKDEHNGLQLDYAQRSQNYVFPSEGIVSQQPQLLIPGRTSENGIYIDKGHNSHETNGIVGVQNGMQAANLATQKNLINQEQQVAWINSGQIEQSQEAVHPIHEVPSHLLATHLPNATASRPWNSRMHQSNFLVHPKRPGEFVVPQAGVDVPALSLQGQSFSQEAIPVPDTSSDNGHSFNVNGQIPQNLGAAVHAGGSKEISGIPKNGQDSDAQSMQNTKNFQPVGVNVQTQRQILQKGSAVPYSRSVGRVGGSIYHNTAVSEEAHIINPNLAPSTGKALLTASPIEKRFSQRNRDPRLVSKSSPAPPSVPPIQQEPAAMSVPSAAPPSVPPVQQEAAISVPSGKIHTSNIATRDDTTHPVVSLSVEVTEHAAARSNFKIALANFVREKIRKTWHSGHLTNKLYKSIVRKVVKKVVDKEKNIPDTSEKVNEYLRDFRGIINRFIKDDFDHRNVTFVE, from the exons ATGGGGCTTCGTGTACCTGTTGCTGCTCCTGTGCATACAGGTGCTCATAACTGGTATCATCACAGTGCTACCCAGAATCAGATGGAACTAAGAACACCTGTTGCTGTGAGTGCAAGTGCTCATGTTTTGTCCGGATATGGCAGGGGACACCTAAATTCTCAGGGTATATTTAGAACCATTGCAAAGGACGAGCACAATGGTTTGCAGTTAGATTATGCTCAAAGAAGTCAAAATTATGTATTTCCTTCAGAAGGTATTGTTTCACAACAGCCACAGTTGTTAATTCCTGGCCGAACAAGTGAAAATGGCATCTACATTGACAAGGGTCATAATTCACATGAGACGAATGGTATTGTGGGTGTACAAAATGGGATGCAAGCTGCTAATCTTGCTACCCAGAAAAATTTAATAAACCAAGAGCAACAGGTTGCTTGGATAAACTCAGGCCAAATAGAACAGAGCCAAGAAGCAGTTCATCCAATTCATGAAGTACCAAGTCATCTACTCGCCACCCACTTACCGAATGCCACAGCCTCACGGCCATGGAACAGTCGAATGCATCAAAGTAACTTTTTAGTGCATCCAAAGAGGCCAGGTGAGTTTGTTGTTCCTCAGGCAGGTGTTGATGTTCCAGCTCTTAGTCTGCAGGGCCAGTCATTTTCTCAAGAGGCAATTCCAGTTCCAGATACTTCTTCAGACAATGGACATAGTTTCAACGTAAACGGTCAAATTCCACAGAATCTTGGGGCAGCTGTGCATGCTGGGGGGAGTAAGGAAATTTCTGGGATACCCAAGAATGGCCAAGATTCTGATGCTCAAAGCATGCAGAACACAAAGAATTTTCAGCCTGTAGGTGTAAATGTGCAAACTCAGCGTCAAATCTTGCAAAAGGGATCTGCTGTGCCATACTCCAGATCTGTTGGTAGAGTTGGAGGTTCGATCTATCATAATACAGCAGTAAGTGAAGAAGCCCATATTATTAATCCAAATTTGGCACCATCCACTGGAAAGGCTCTTCTCACTGCTAGTCCTATTGAAAAGCGATTTTCCCAGCGCAATCGGGATCCAAGGTTGGTGTCCAAATCATCTCCTGCACCTCCATCTGTTCCACCAATTCAGCAAGAACCAGCAGCAATGTCTGTCCCATCTGCTGCACCTCCATCGGTTCCACCCGTTCAGCAAGAAGCAGCAATCTCTGTCCCATCTGGGAAGATCCATACGAGTAATATAGCAACTAGGGATGATACTACCCACCCTGTAGTCTCCCTTTCAGTTGAAGTAACTGAGCATGCTGCTGCACGGAGCAATTTTAAAATTGCATTAGCCAATTTTGTGAGGGAAAAAATTAGGAAAACATGGCACAGTGGTCACTTGACAAATAAACTCTATAAATCCATTGTGCGGAAGGTTGTTAAGAAAGTTGTTGACAAAGAAAAAAACATTCCTGACACAAGTGAGAAAGTTAATGAGTACCTACGCGACTTCAGGGGAATTATCAACAGATTTATAAAG GATGATTTTGACCACCGCAATGTCACATTTGTTGAGTGA